The Anaerolineae bacterium genome has a segment encoding these proteins:
- a CDS encoding glycosyltransferase family 2 protein, with the protein AGAWHRNLANWVYNRFASYIAGFPILDLTSGFRAIRAPLAKSLCYLLPNTFSAPTTMTLAVARGGYGITYVPIQIRRRAAGKSKISLLRDGFRFFVLMAKVATLFSPLKVFGPMSVLVGGPGFIYAIYRLAIGKAWTIPITISLTMGALILVLGLISEQIATLRFQQME; encoded by the coding sequence GCGCCGGCGCCTGGCACCGCAACCTGGCCAACTGGGTTTATAACCGCTTCGCTAGCTACATCGCCGGCTTTCCTATTTTAGACCTGACCAGCGGCTTCCGCGCCATTCGCGCCCCGCTGGCCAAATCCCTGTGCTACCTCCTGCCGAACACCTTCTCCGCCCCAACAACTATGACGCTGGCAGTGGCGCGCGGCGGCTATGGCATCACGTATGTGCCCATTCAGATACGCCGGCGCGCCGCCGGCAAAAGCAAAATCTCCCTCCTGCGCGACGGCTTCCGCTTCTTCGTCCTTATGGCCAAGGTGGCTACCCTCTTTTCGCCGCTGAAGGTCTTCGGCCCCATGAGTGTCCTGGTGGGTGGCCCCGGCTTCATCTATGCCATTTACCGGCTGGCCATCGGCAAAGCCTGGACCATTCCCATCACTATCTCGCTCACCATGGGGGCGCTCATCCTGGTGCTGGGCCTGATTTCCGAACAGATCGCCACCCTACGCTTTCAGCAAATGGAGTGA
- a CDS encoding glycosyltransferase family 2 protein translates to MPEEHRSLWASVVIPMYNAGAYIAGCLDSLLHQTVPSEAYEVIVVDDASTDGSAELVRTRYPGVRLIQAPANLGFAGAANLGAREARGKWVVVLNADTRLVPDWLEHLLAVAESDTRIGGVQAVQIFQWRRPRGTHEETPYYLDLCPWGFTRYYPAGGRSDPIPTLFLSGAGCAVRREWLEQYGPPFDPLFYMYGEDRDLALRLIVQGYRIYAVPQARMWHDHPNPLINPAVGLHKANLAARNGWLAYLKNMYLTEFLAYAPAVVAGSFLRAWEFPGPLWRRLAAGLGYFLLTLVYLVPALWFYLVRHAAERRQNLRRRTRPAGWLLRMLLTPASRRTWE, encoded by the coding sequence ATGCCAGAGGAACATCGCTCACTTTGGGCAAGCGTGGTCATCCCGATGTACAACGCCGGCGCATACATCGCCGGCTGTCTGGACAGCCTGCTCCATCAAACCGTCCCGAGCGAAGCGTATGAGGTGATCGTGGTAGATGACGCCTCAACAGATGGAAGCGCCGAGCTGGTGCGAACGCGGTACCCCGGCGTCCGACTGATCCAGGCGCCGGCGAACCTGGGATTTGCCGGCGCCGCCAACCTGGGCGCCCGAGAAGCTCGCGGGAAATGGGTGGTGGTTCTGAACGCTGACACGCGGCTGGTCCCGGATTGGCTGGAGCATCTGTTGGCGGTGGCGGAGAGCGATACGCGTATCGGCGGGGTGCAGGCGGTGCAGATATTTCAATGGCGCCGGCCGCGGGGGACCCATGAGGAAACGCCCTACTACCTGGACCTCTGCCCATGGGGTTTCACGCGCTATTATCCGGCCGGCGGCCGGTCGGACCCCATCCCCACCTTGTTCCTCTCCGGTGCCGGCTGTGCCGTGCGCCGGGAGTGGCTGGAACAATATGGGCCGCCCTTCGACCCACTTTTTTATATGTATGGGGAGGATCGGGACCTGGCACTGCGCCTCATCGTCCAGGGCTACCGCATCTACGCCGTGCCGCAGGCCAGGATGTGGCATGATCATCCCAACCCGCTGATCAATCCCGCGGTGGGACTGCACAAGGCGAACCTGGCGGCGCGCAACGGCTGGCTGGCGTATCTCAAGAACATGTATCTGACGGAATTCCTGGCCTATGCACCGGCCGTCGTGGCCGGCAGTTTCCTGCGCGCCTGGGAATTTCCGGGGCCCCTATGGCGCCGGCTGGCCGCCGGCCTGGGCTATTTCCTGCTCACTCTGGTCTACCTCGTGCCGGCGCTGTGGTTTTACCTGGTACGCCATGCGGCGGAGCGGCGGCAGAACCTCCGCCGGCGCACCCGACCTGCCGGCTGGCTCCTGCGGATGCTCCTGACCCCGGCCTCGCGCCGCACCTGGGAATGA